A region of Fibrobacter succinogenes subsp. succinogenes S85 DNA encodes the following proteins:
- a CDS encoding CotH kinase family protein, which yields MSLAQTYDLPIVFVDTKGKCLDKNVTEKIPATMRVLDGEKNSVADSAKGTLYDIGIKVRGQSSALFPKPGYGVEVRDEKGEGLDVSLFGLPPADDWVFHGPYVDKSMMRNALAHWLFRQAGHYSPRTKHFDLYINGVYRGVYVLIEKIKRGKYRVNVSKLKETDIAGDSLTGGYIWAFDKTGTNTGGAGSGPIEKEGFNTSDGLNVILHYPKKENIQKQQEDYLKKYLNDLEGLFKNGKNGQGYENYVDMTSALDYVLHEEVTNNADSYWCSFFLHKPKDKTDKNGVKTEGKVTLGPAWDFNLAMSNGSQPENGGGNNGGGMWGGGFGGGFGGGGNGFGSSGTSGWQIENSQKSGNGGMWGMGSSLKAPNWLLGMWKDSHYQSELKKRWAELRSGVWHTKTLDLYLDSMKTYLKNAADRNFKRWPNLGKSSGQNDADPQPMKYCNSSSGGFGMPMGGYNATTWDGEFEHLRKKMKERMQWMDEQLGFKEPASPIAMAPVDPSIHEPDWQNDGKDKDSIPMGIRYDDLSRLSPTNFFVVIGNYLEIHTDMGGKFALVDLNGAVLYKTQIKAGTTNIEIPSKARNKHWIATLNGKMLSK from the coding sequence ATGTCCCTTGCGCAAACGTACGACTTACCGATTGTTTTCGTTGACACCAAAGGCAAATGCCTTGACAAAAATGTCACCGAAAAAATTCCTGCAACAATGCGCGTGCTCGATGGAGAAAAAAACTCCGTTGCAGACAGTGCCAAAGGCACGCTTTATGACATTGGCATCAAGGTAAGAGGGCAATCATCCGCCTTGTTTCCGAAGCCAGGCTATGGCGTAGAAGTCCGTGACGAAAAAGGTGAAGGTCTTGACGTCAGCCTGTTCGGGCTCCCGCCTGCAGACGACTGGGTTTTCCATGGTCCTTATGTAGACAAGAGCATGATGCGAAACGCTCTCGCCCACTGGCTCTTTAGACAAGCAGGCCACTACAGCCCACGCACTAAGCATTTTGACTTGTACATCAACGGCGTTTACCGCGGCGTGTACGTGCTTATTGAAAAAATCAAACGCGGCAAGTATCGCGTGAACGTGAGCAAGCTTAAAGAAACCGACATCGCAGGCGATAGCCTCACCGGCGGCTACATTTGGGCTTTTGACAAAACGGGCACCAACACCGGTGGCGCAGGCAGTGGCCCCATCGAAAAGGAAGGCTTTAACACTTCTGACGGTTTAAACGTCATTTTGCACTACCCCAAAAAGGAAAACATCCAAAAGCAACAGGAAGATTACCTGAAAAAATACCTGAACGATCTTGAAGGCTTGTTCAAGAACGGCAAGAACGGTCAAGGCTATGAAAACTACGTGGATATGACATCGGCTCTGGACTACGTCTTGCACGAAGAAGTGACAAACAACGCGGACTCCTACTGGTGCAGTTTCTTCTTGCACAAGCCAAAGGACAAAACCGACAAGAACGGAGTCAAGACGGAAGGCAAGGTAACACTTGGCCCGGCTTGGGACTTTAACCTCGCCATGAGTAATGGCAGCCAGCCCGAAAATGGCGGTGGCAATAACGGCGGTGGCATGTGGGGCGGCGGCTTCGGTGGTGGTTTCGGTGGTGGCGGAAACGGCTTCGGAAGTTCCGGCACAAGCGGCTGGCAAATCGAAAACAGCCAAAAGTCAGGCAATGGCGGCATGTGGGGCATGGGTAGCTCCCTCAAGGCCCCAAACTGGCTCCTTGGCATGTGGAAGGACAGTCACTACCAAAGTGAATTGAAGAAACGCTGGGCAGAACTCCGCAGTGGCGTTTGGCACACCAAGACTTTGGATCTCTACCTCGATTCCATGAAGACGTACCTCAAGAACGCAGCTGACAGAAACTTCAAGCGCTGGCCGAACTTGGGCAAATCAAGCGGTCAGAACGATGCGGACCCGCAGCCAATGAAATACTGCAATAGCAGCAGTGGCGGCTTTGGCATGCCTATGGGTGGCTACAACGCAACCACGTGGGATGGAGAATTTGAACATCTCCGCAAGAAGATGAAAGAAAGAATGCAGTGGATGGACGAACAGCTTGGATTCAAGGAACCGGCCTCCCCCATTGCGATGGCTCCTGTAGATCCGTCAATCCATGAACCCGATTGGCAGAACGACGGCAAGGACAAAGATTCCATTCCGATGGGCATCCGCTATGACGATCTCAGCAGACTGTCTCCGACAAACTTCTTCGTGGTCATTGGCAACTACCTCGAAATCCACACGGATATGGGCGGCAAGTTTGCTCTAGTCGATCTGAATGGTGCTGTTCTGTACAAGACGCAGATCAAGGCGGGAACGACCAATATCGAGATTCCGTCCAAGGCAAGAAACAAGCACTGGATAGCAACGCTTAACGGCAAAATGCTTTCTAAATAA
- a CDS encoding ribonuclease D, with amino-acid sequence MVDSEESLANLLADLELYDMAAVDTEADSMYHYTARLCLIQITIGEHHYIVDPLCGLDLAPLFKARAMQTLIFHGADYDLRLLWQTYGFSPKSIFDTMLAAKILGEQHLGLADLVKEYFGDELKKENQRADWTIRPLSLDMCEYAIHDTFYLHELCAILAEKLQQAGRMNWLTEQCNTLIEHARTPNAPKKDPWRITGSSIYSPCALNILKHLWEWREKQAEELDRPPYKVMQSELMLAIVNAQNSHFPEVSETFLPKLPRNFKGDRLDSFLNMLRTAVAVPECDWPMRLPKAPPPPVIPHSDLLNALKTWRDEKAEELKIDAALLANKSQLIWLAAPGNIPWEKRYEEAHLMHWQQGLWNEILRDKLPTAKRIGDEE; translated from the coding sequence TTGGTAGATAGTGAAGAATCGCTCGCAAACTTGCTTGCTGATTTGGAGCTTTATGACATGGCCGCTGTCGACACCGAAGCGGATTCCATGTACCACTACACGGCTCGTCTCTGTCTTATCCAGATTACCATTGGCGAACACCATTATATTGTGGACCCGCTTTGTGGGCTGGACCTTGCACCGCTGTTCAAGGCACGTGCAATGCAGACGCTGATTTTCCACGGTGCAGATTACGACCTCAGACTTTTGTGGCAGACTTACGGCTTTTCGCCGAAGAGCATTTTCGACACGATGCTTGCCGCAAAGATTCTGGGCGAACAGCACCTCGGGCTTGCCGATTTGGTCAAGGAATATTTTGGCGACGAGCTCAAGAAAGAAAACCAGAGAGCCGACTGGACGATTCGACCACTTTCGCTGGACATGTGCGAATACGCCATCCACGATACGTTCTACCTTCACGAACTTTGTGCCATTTTAGCAGAAAAGCTGCAACAGGCCGGTCGCATGAACTGGCTCACGGAGCAGTGCAACACGCTTATCGAACACGCAAGGACCCCGAACGCCCCGAAAAAAGATCCGTGGCGCATTACGGGTTCCAGCATTTACAGCCCCTGCGCATTGAACATCCTCAAACACTTATGGGAATGGCGTGAAAAGCAGGCCGAAGAACTCGACCGTCCACCTTATAAGGTGATGCAGTCCGAACTGATGCTTGCGATTGTGAATGCCCAGAATTCGCATTTCCCGGAAGTCAGCGAAACGTTCCTGCCAAAGCTCCCCCGCAATTTCAAGGGCGACCGTCTAGATTCGTTTTTGAACATGTTGCGCACAGCTGTGGCTGTTCCGGAATGCGATTGGCCGATGCGCCTTCCGAAGGCTCCACCACCGCCAGTCATCCCGCATTCGGATTTGCTCAACGCGCTTAAAACGTGGCGTGACGAAAAGGCCGAAGAACTGAAAATCGATGCAGCGCTCCTCGCAAACAAGTCTCAGCTGATTTGGCTTGCCGCTCCGGGAAACATTCCGTGGGAAAAACGCTACGAAGAAGCGCACTTGATGCACTGGCAGCAAGGCCTCTGGAACGAGATTTTGCGTGACAAGTTGCCGACGGCAAAGCGCATTGGCGACGAAGAATAG
- a CDS encoding tryptophan--tRNA ligase, with the protein MRKISLTGIKPTGTPHLGNYVGAIRPALELTKTYDTVYFIADYHALTTVQNGAEMRANIYKVAATWLALGLNPEESLFYKQSDIPEIFELSWALSCFTPKGFMNRAHAYKAKVEANTAAGVDVDSNVNMGLYCYPCLMDADILMFSADIVPVGKDQKQHVEFARDIAIKFNKHFGEDVFTVPEPVFQESTGVIPGLDGRKMSKSYDNYIDIFLEPKALKKRLGKIVTNSQGIEEPKDPDTCNVFKLYKLFATPEQTEALAARYRAGGMGWGHAKQELQNVLEEHLGAAREKYFYLLDHTDEIEKILAYGKERARAKAKVMMDRVRHLLGTY; encoded by the coding sequence ATGAGAAAGATTTCACTTACCGGTATCAAGCCGACTGGCACTCCCCATCTCGGCAACTATGTGGGCGCAATCCGCCCGGCTCTTGAACTTACGAAGACTTACGACACGGTCTATTTCATCGCGGACTATCACGCTTTGACGACTGTGCAGAACGGCGCCGAAATGCGTGCGAATATCTACAAGGTCGCCGCAACTTGGCTTGCTCTTGGTCTCAACCCGGAAGAATCCCTGTTCTACAAGCAGAGCGATATTCCTGAAATCTTTGAACTTAGCTGGGCTCTCAGCTGCTTCACGCCGAAGGGTTTCATGAACCGCGCCCACGCTTACAAGGCTAAGGTCGAAGCCAACACCGCCGCTGGTGTTGATGTGGACTCCAACGTGAACATGGGCCTTTACTGCTACCCGTGCCTCATGGATGCCGACATCCTCATGTTCAGCGCAGACATCGTGCCGGTGGGCAAGGACCAGAAGCAGCACGTTGAATTTGCTCGCGATATCGCCATCAAGTTCAACAAGCACTTTGGCGAAGACGTGTTCACCGTCCCGGAACCGGTTTTCCAGGAATCCACCGGTGTCATCCCGGGCCTCGATGGTCGCAAGATGAGCAAGTCCTACGACAACTACATCGACATCTTCCTTGAACCGAAGGCTCTCAAAAAGCGTCTTGGCAAGATTGTGACGAACTCCCAGGGCATTGAAGAACCGAAGGATCCGGATACTTGCAACGTGTTTAAGTTGTACAAACTCTTTGCAACGCCGGAACAGACCGAAGCTCTCGCAGCACGCTACCGTGCAGGTGGCATGGGCTGGGGCCACGCCAAGCAGGAACTCCAGAACGTTCTCGAAGAACATCTCGGTGCCGCTCGCGAAAAGTACTTCTACTTGCTCGACCATACCGACGAAATCGAAAAGATTCTCGCTTACGGTAAGGAACGCGCCCGCGCCAAGGCCAAGGTCATGATGGACCGCGTACGCCATTTGCTTGGTACATACTAA
- the rpsR gene encoding 30S ribosomal protein S18, whose translation MAFEDKKQATRIRRKKTCWFTENNVKFIDYKDEKTLRRFISERGKIIPRRISGTSAKYQRMLNEAIKRARQMAILPFVSDSMR comes from the coding sequence ATGGCTTTTGAAGATAAGAAGCAGGCTACTCGTATTCGCCGCAAGAAGACTTGCTGGTTCACCGAGAACAACGTCAAGTTCATTGACTACAAGGACGAAAAGACTCTTCGTCGCTTTATCTCTGAACGTGGCAAGATCATCCCGCGCCGCATTTCTGGCACATCCGCTAAGTATCAGCGTATGCTGAACGAAGCTATCAAGCGTGCCCGTCAGATGGCTATTCTCCCGTTCGTTTCGGACAGCATGCGCTAA
- the rplI gene encoding 50S ribosomal protein L9, translated as MEIILKANVPHLGKMLDVVKVKDGYARNYLFPRKLAVRATKEAKLEIENNRAAVEAQFQKELAAAGDVAAKLAQVSVNLERRVVEGERLYGSVTAGDIAEAITKAGVKVSRAQIDLAEPIKQLGVYTVTVKVFSDVEAQVKVWVVAEK; from the coding sequence ATGGAAATTATTCTTAAGGCTAACGTCCCCCACTTGGGCAAGATGCTCGACGTCGTGAAGGTTAAGGATGGTTACGCACGTAACTACCTCTTCCCGCGTAAGCTCGCTGTTCGCGCAACTAAGGAAGCCAAGCTTGAAATCGAAAACAACCGCGCTGCTGTTGAAGCTCAGTTCCAGAAGGAACTCGCTGCCGCCGGCGATGTTGCTGCAAAGCTCGCACAGGTTTCTGTCAACCTCGAACGCCGCGTTGTTGAAGGCGAACGTCTCTACGGTTCTGTGACCGCAGGTGACATCGCTGAAGCAATCACCAAGGCTGGTGTCAAGGTTTCCCGTGCTCAGATCGACCTTGCTGAACCGATCAAGCAGCTCGGTGTCTACACCGTGACTGTCAAGGTCTTCAGCGACGTTGAAGCACAGGTCAAGGTTTGGGTGGTCGCAGAGAAGTAA
- a CDS encoding 5-formyltetrahydrofolate cyclo-ligase, producing MAASIVIVILVLLIFGSSPIVEMILKMRRMKKGDDIIKEPWQEIHDIPGYHDARNIAAFYPMKGEPNIMPILEELATEGRLLLPKCEGDGIMHFYKIANLKKDLVKGHYGIMEPREGIEKFEGDIPVFLVPGVKFNWDGSRQGHGKGYYDRFLAKYPNAFKAGIMTPAQLSKEPLEQKETDVKMHTVIACREKY from the coding sequence ATGGCCGCGTCCATCGTTATTGTAATCTTAGTGTTGCTGATTTTCGGCAGCAGCCCCATTGTTGAGATGATCTTGAAGATGCGTCGCATGAAAAAGGGCGATGACATCATCAAGGAACCGTGGCAAGAAATCCACGACATTCCGGGCTACCACGATGCAAGGAACATCGCGGCTTTTTACCCCATGAAGGGCGAGCCGAATATCATGCCGATTCTCGAGGAACTAGCCACCGAAGGACGCCTTTTGCTCCCAAAGTGCGAAGGAGACGGCATCATGCACTTCTACAAGATTGCAAACCTCAAGAAGGACCTGGTCAAGGGGCACTATGGAATCATGGAGCCCCGCGAAGGCATCGAGAAGTTTGAAGGCGACATTCCTGTGTTCCTGGTCCCAGGCGTAAAGTTCAACTGGGACGGGAGCAGACAAGGACACGGCAAGGGATACTACGACAGGTTCCTCGCCAAATACCCAAACGCATTTAAGGCAGGGATTATGACTCCGGCGCAACTTTCCAAGGAACCGCTAGAGCAGAAAGAAACCGATGTGAAAATGCACACGGTCATCGCCTGCCGAGAAAAGTATTAA
- a CDS encoding TrmH family RNA methyltransferase, with product MSFNNDDSRRGFGNDRKRHFGRTARPTFDEAKFNREHPDEPERAPERREFSQERRGGIGSQAHLRRDRDDFANRPSRFDSDRPSFGDRPKRIEGERNFGERREFDKSRANQENFVPAVGDADAAPQVAVGGIKEVEELLNKNPLQVHRVLFMHKSGNPKLYELQKLAKRAHVHVQQVDSKILDSYARPNHGVVALMNEKELLNWMDVREEFFKARDTGEKKLIAVATNIEDPRNLGACIRSSLALGVDILLLPAKGMCGITPSVARTSAGALEKLRICRPDNLEGAIGELKMAGYQILGLDADTETNLAGFDFADHVVLAVGGEDVGLPPFIKKQCDAVLRIPMKPEAHSYNASVALSLGLYEYARLRIKA from the coding sequence ATGAGTTTCAATAATGACGACAGCCGTCGCGGTTTTGGTAACGATCGCAAGCGTCACTTTGGACGCACAGCACGCCCCACATTCGATGAGGCGAAGTTCAACCGCGAACATCCGGACGAACCTGAACGCGCACCCGAACGTCGCGAATTTTCACAGGAACGCCGTGGTGGCATCGGAAGCCAGGCACACCTCCGTCGCGACCGCGACGATTTCGCCAATCGCCCGAGCCGCTTCGACAGCGACCGTCCGAGCTTCGGCGACCGCCCGAAGCGCATTGAAGGCGAGCGCAATTTTGGCGAACGCCGCGAATTCGACAAAAGCCGTGCTAACCAGGAAAACTTCGTGCCAGCAGTCGGTGATGCCGATGCAGCCCCGCAGGTTGCCGTCGGTGGCATCAAGGAAGTTGAAGAACTCCTGAACAAGAACCCGCTCCAGGTCCACCGCGTACTCTTCATGCACAAGTCCGGCAACCCGAAGCTCTATGAACTCCAGAAGCTCGCCAAGCGCGCCCACGTGCACGTGCAGCAGGTCGATTCCAAGATTCTCGACAGCTACGCCCGCCCGAACCACGGCGTCGTCGCCCTCATGAACGAGAAGGAACTCCTGAACTGGATGGACGTCCGCGAAGAATTCTTCAAAGCCCGTGACACGGGCGAAAAGAAGCTCATCGCCGTTGCCACAAACATCGAAGACCCGCGTAACCTCGGAGCTTGCATCCGTAGCTCGCTCGCCTTGGGCGTTGACATTTTGCTCCTCCCCGCAAAGGGCATGTGCGGCATTACCCCGAGCGTCGCCCGCACTTCTGCAGGCGCACTCGAAAAACTCCGCATCTGCCGTCCGGACAACCTTGAAGGCGCCATCGGTGAACTCAAAATGGCCGGCTACCAGATTCTCGGGCTCGATGCCGACACCGAAACAAACCTCGCCGGATTCGACTTTGCAGACCACGTGGTGCTCGCCGTCGGTGGCGAAGACGTAGGCCTGCCCCCGTTCATCAAGAAGCAATGCGACGCCGTACTCCGCATCCCGATGAAGCCCGAAGCTCATTCGTACAACGCATCTGTAGCCCTTTCGCTCGGCCTTTACGAATACGCTCGCTTGCGCATCAAAGCATAA
- the cysK gene encoding cysteine synthase A gives MAIYNNILETIGNTPLVRINKLNKGDAEVYVKLEMFNPLGSAKDRVALNMINRAEQEGKLKPGALIIEPTSGNTGVGLAYVGAVKGYKVVLTMPDSMSMERRMLLKSLGAEVVLTEGAKGMAGCIAKANEIAAANPGSFIPQQFDNPANPEAHYLTTGPEIWRDTDGKVDVFIATAGTGGTVSGTAKYLKEKNPNVYVIAIEPDDSPMISKGVAGPHKIQGIGANFVPKNYDPKVIDEVYLTSTEKAGNAARAAAAEEGIFVGISSGAALECALTVAKRPEFKGKRIVAVLPDTGERYLSTWLWNT, from the coding sequence ATGGCTATTTATAACAACATTCTCGAAACGATTGGCAATACGCCGCTCGTCCGCATCAATAAGCTCAACAAGGGCGATGCCGAAGTCTATGTGAAACTCGAAATGTTTAACCCGCTCGGTAGCGCAAAGGACCGCGTGGCGCTGAACATGATTAATCGTGCCGAACAGGAAGGCAAACTCAAACCGGGTGCGCTCATCATCGAGCCGACGAGCGGTAATACGGGGGTTGGCCTTGCTTATGTCGGTGCAGTCAAGGGCTACAAGGTGGTGCTCACGATGCCCGATTCCATGAGCATGGAACGCCGTATGCTTTTGAAGTCGCTTGGTGCCGAAGTGGTGCTGACCGAAGGTGCAAAGGGCATGGCTGGCTGCATCGCGAAGGCAAATGAAATCGCAGCCGCTAATCCGGGTAGCTTTATTCCGCAGCAGTTCGACAATCCGGCAAATCCCGAAGCGCATTACCTCACGACCGGTCCAGAAATTTGGCGCGATACGGATGGCAAGGTGGATGTGTTCATCGCGACTGCTGGTACGGGCGGAACTGTTTCTGGCACGGCGAAGTACCTCAAGGAAAAGAATCCTAACGTCTATGTGATTGCGATTGAGCCGGACGATTCTCCGATGATTTCTAAGGGTGTTGCGGGCCCGCACAAAATTCAGGGCATCGGTGCAAACTTTGTCCCCAAGAATTACGATCCGAAGGTTATTGACGAAGTCTACCTCACGAGCACCGAAAAGGCGGGGAACGCCGCTCGTGCTGCCGCTGCCGAAGAAGGAATCTTCGTCGGGATTTCGTCGGGTGCCGCTCTCGAATGCGCTCTTACTGTCGCAAAACGCCCGGAATTCAAGGGCAAGCGCATTGTCGCAGTGCTTCCGGATACTGGTGAACGCTACCTCAGCACCTGGCTCTGGAACACGTAA
- a CDS encoding tryptophan-rich sensory protein, producing MVETSQFLYQLWRDFSYWFCRIDKLADFAIYIFLPFFWAFVFFSLRKNSPRKKLWLAVALIYPVVLLVGFTISQAIFTNPLHCILIFIPYFVGVALGSLFSVSKNLHWILVPILPLLTYSAVIFWDVYPPVFYPFAEIVDEPMQDVELKIAQNADYEIEMILEDAWWNDTRIIAVRERNDSVFYRAAYRMCSAENIDDEGYKHRIKPNIDSVQWTLLSPEKSLIAKSLKNSIEKYKQEYHSDLVWDGYSVDVSLKDYKRKTSRRLDLSNASILGMQGAMAIEKMMLDLMPPRETFTTLSYDKVSKKCAEIENARIQQIEASRNSK from the coding sequence ATGGTTGAAACCTCTCAATTCCTTTATCAGCTTTGGCGCGATTTCTCATATTGGTTCTGCAGAATAGACAAATTGGCAGATTTCGCCATTTACATCTTTTTGCCTTTCTTTTGGGCATTCGTGTTTTTTAGCCTTCGAAAAAATTCTCCAAGAAAAAAGTTGTGGTTGGCTGTTGCTTTAATTTATCCAGTCGTCTTGCTGGTGGGCTTTACGATATCGCAAGCGATATTTACTAACCCGCTTCATTGTATTTTGATTTTTATTCCTTACTTTGTTGGTGTTGCTTTAGGGAGTTTATTCAGTGTCTCTAAAAATTTGCATTGGATTCTTGTTCCCATATTGCCGCTGCTAACATATTCAGCGGTTATATTTTGGGACGTATATCCTCCTGTTTTTTATCCGTTTGCAGAAATTGTTGATGAACCGATGCAAGATGTTGAATTGAAAATAGCGCAGAATGCTGATTACGAAATAGAAATGATTCTGGAAGACGCCTGGTGGAATGATACCCGCATCATAGCCGTCAGGGAACGGAATGACTCTGTTTTTTATCGTGCCGCCTATCGCATGTGTAGTGCTGAAAATATTGATGATGAAGGCTATAAACATCGGATAAAGCCGAATATCGATTCGGTCCAGTGGACGCTACTGAGTCCCGAAAAGTCTTTAATTGCAAAATCACTAAAAAATTCTATAGAAAAATACAAACAGGAATACCACTCGGATCTTGTTTGGGATGGCTATTCTGTTGATGTCTCTCTGAAGGATTATAAACGTAAAACCAGTCGCCGATTGGATTTGAGCAATGCTTCCATACTTGGAATGCAGGGCGCTATGGCTATTGAAAAAATGATGCTCGATCTTATGCCTCCTCGCGAAACTTTTACGACGCTTTCTTATGATAAGGTCTCGAAAAAGTGCGCAGAAATAGAAAATGCACGGATTCAACAGATTGAGGCAAGTCGCAATAGCAAATAA
- the rpsF gene encoding 30S ribosomal protein S6 produces the protein MRQYETMVIIDAMISDDAIKAEVETIAANITNGNGEILRRDDWGKRKLAYTINKRQHGYYVIFYYKAEASVVANMEAALKLNENVLRWMTLADYPMSEIVYDQTQAQSTEEIIPVDAEEGEAE, from the coding sequence ATGAGACAATACGAAACGATGGTGATCATCGACGCTATGATCTCTGACGACGCTATCAAGGCTGAAGTCGAGACTATCGCTGCAAACATCACCAACGGCAACGGCGAAATTCTCCGCCGTGACGACTGGGGCAAGCGCAAGCTCGCTTATACTATCAACAAGCGTCAGCATGGCTACTATGTGATTTTCTACTACAAGGCCGAAGCCTCTGTGGTTGCTAACATGGAAGCCGCTCTCAAGCTCAACGAAAACGTTCTCCGCTGGATGACCCTCGCTGATTATCCGATGAGCGAAATCGTTTACGACCAGACTCAGGCACAGTCCACCGAAGAAATTATTCCGGTTGACGCAGAAGAAGGGGAGGCTGAATAA